From Sporosarcina sp. Te-1, the proteins below share one genomic window:
- the spoVM gene encoding stage V sporulation protein SpoVM produces MRVYTFTMPKFLSSFVRKCMVVMNKEEKQATASSNNRTKKKKKEKTPG; encoded by the coding sequence TTGAGAGTCTATACGTTCACAATGCCGAAGTTTCTCAGTAGTTTTGTTAGAAAGTGCATGGTCGTCATGAATAAAGAAGAGAAACAGGCGACAGCATCTTCCAACAATCGGACAAAGAAGAAGAAAAAAGAAAAAACGCCAGGCTGA
- the fabG gene encoding 3-oxoacyl-[acyl-carrier-protein] reductase codes for MGKFNGKTAIVTGASRGIGREIALRLAKEGANVVVNYSGSQGKAEEVVAEITSLGGQAISVQANVADAESVKAMMDETMKQYGSIDYLVNNAGITRDNLLMRMKEDEWDDVMAINLKGVFLCTKAVTRQMMKQRAGRIVNVASIVGVSGNPGQANYVAAKAGVIGLTKTTAKELASRNITVNAVAPGFITTDMTDALPEDVKSQMLSTIPLGKLGDPQDVANVVAFLLSDEAAYITGQTIHVDGGMVM; via the coding sequence ATGGGGAAATTTAATGGGAAGACTGCGATTGTAACGGGTGCATCCCGAGGAATCGGAAGAGAAATTGCTCTGCGGCTCGCAAAAGAGGGAGCGAACGTAGTCGTCAACTATAGCGGCAGCCAAGGCAAAGCGGAAGAAGTGGTGGCAGAAATCACTTCGTTAGGCGGCCAGGCAATCTCCGTTCAAGCCAACGTCGCGGATGCGGAAAGCGTCAAAGCGATGATGGATGAAACAATGAAGCAATATGGCTCAATTGATTATCTTGTGAACAATGCGGGGATTACCCGCGATAATTTATTGATGCGCATGAAGGAAGACGAATGGGATGATGTCATGGCCATCAATCTGAAAGGTGTCTTCTTGTGCACGAAGGCCGTCACACGCCAAATGATGAAGCAGCGGGCCGGAAGAATTGTCAATGTAGCTTCCATCGTCGGTGTTTCCGGAAATCCGGGTCAAGCCAACTATGTGGCAGCGAAAGCTGGTGTCATCGGACTAACCAAAACAACAGCTAAGGAGCTTGCCTCCCGTAATATTACAGTGAATGCAGTTGCTCCGGGATTCATCACGACTGATATGACAGATGCCCTGCCGGAAGATGTGAAATCGCAAATGCTTTCGACTATACCCCTTGGAAAATTAGGGGATCCGCAAGATGTTGCGAATGTAGTCGCATTCCTCCTTTCAGATGAGGCGGCGTATATTACAGGGCAAACGATTCATGTAGATGGCGGCATGGTCATGTAA
- a CDS encoding Asp23/Gls24 family envelope stress response protein, translating to MSIELKNEYGRIDITNDVIAQVVGEAAVECYGIVGMASRHQIRDGLTDILGKENYARGVIVRNIGDETHIDMYVIIGYGTKISEVAYQVQSKVIYTLKKTFSLTVGSVNIFVQGVRVTN from the coding sequence ATGTCAATCGAATTGAAGAACGAGTACGGTAGAATCGATATTACGAATGACGTTATCGCCCAAGTGGTTGGGGAGGCGGCTGTGGAATGCTACGGCATTGTCGGCATGGCATCCCGGCACCAAATTCGAGATGGGCTTACTGATATTCTTGGCAAAGAGAATTATGCCCGTGGCGTCATCGTTCGGAATATTGGTGACGAGACGCATATCGATATGTACGTCATTATCGGGTATGGGACGAAAATCTCGGAAGTTGCTTACCAAGTGCAATCCAAAGTGATCTACACGTTGAAGAAGACATTCTCGCTGACGGTCGGATCAGTCAATATATTTGTTCAAGGGGTTCGGGTAACGAACTAG
- a CDS encoding thiamine diphosphokinase: MSQVVVCSGGPEEDLYDLHLLLKEETVFIGADRGTLYLLNAGILPVEAIGDFDSVTNVEYERISHFVPLVTKVESEKDETDTELAIQRALSLDPEHILITGVTGGRLDHFESALHLLYRMQLKYPQKRFTIRSKSNELAILFPGVHRIHREDQLEYVSFFSFGGAKVEGMTLTGFKYEVANASLEIGMTRFTSNEAISEVCTISFRKGICLMVRSSDS; the protein is encoded by the coding sequence ATGAGCCAAGTTGTCGTCTGTTCAGGCGGCCCCGAAGAGGACCTGTATGATTTACACTTATTGCTGAAAGAAGAGACCGTATTTATTGGTGCCGATCGAGGAACGCTCTATCTTTTGAATGCGGGCATCCTTCCAGTAGAAGCAATAGGAGATTTCGATTCAGTCACAAACGTGGAATATGAAAGGATATCCCATTTTGTTCCTCTCGTGACGAAAGTAGAGTCGGAAAAAGATGAGACCGATACGGAATTGGCAATACAACGTGCATTAAGTCTCGACCCAGAACATATTTTGATAACAGGTGTGACGGGGGGGAGATTGGATCATTTTGAATCTGCCCTTCATCTGCTGTATCGTATGCAACTGAAGTATCCGCAAAAAAGATTCACAATCCGCAGTAAATCCAATGAGCTGGCTATTTTATTTCCTGGCGTTCACCGGATCCATAGGGAAGATCAGTTGGAGTACGTGTCTTTCTTTTCGTTTGGTGGGGCAAAGGTGGAAGGCATGACATTGACGGGCTTTAAATACGAAGTGGCCAATGCGTCATTGGAAATTGGCATGACAAGATTCACAAGCAACGAAGCAATTTCAGAAGTTTGTACTATCTCGTTCCGCAAGGGCATATGTTTAATGGTAAGGAGTTCAGATTCCTGA
- the sdaAA gene encoding L-serine ammonia-lyase, iron-sulfur-dependent, subunit alpha yields MDILFSSVKELVSLAESQNKPISEIMIEQEVLITRRSREEIIAQMDRNLTVMEQAVEQGLKGVKSTSGLTGGDAVLLQQYIASGKSLSGDLILDAVSKAVATNEVNAAMGMICATPTAGAAGIVPGTLFAVKNKLNPTREQMINYLFTSGAFGFVVANNASISGAAGGCQAETGSAASMAAAAIVEMAGGTPQQSAEAFSIVMKNMLGLVCDPVAGLVEVPCVKRNAMGAAKALVGADMALAGVVSRIPTDEVIEAMHRIGQTMPSALRETAKGGLAATPTGKALEAEIFGKDKSIRDTVKS; encoded by the coding sequence ATGGATATATTATTCAGCTCCGTAAAAGAGCTCGTCTCTTTGGCGGAATCACAAAATAAACCGATATCTGAAATTATGATTGAGCAGGAAGTGCTGATCACCCGTCGTTCGCGTGAGGAAATCATCGCACAAATGGATCGGAATTTGACGGTCATGGAACAGGCGGTGGAGCAAGGGTTGAAAGGCGTAAAATCGACATCTGGCCTGACCGGCGGGGATGCAGTCCTCTTGCAGCAATACATTGCAAGCGGCAAATCGCTTTCCGGTGATTTGATTTTGGATGCAGTGAGCAAGGCGGTTGCCACGAACGAAGTGAATGCTGCGATGGGCATGATTTGTGCCACTCCTACTGCCGGTGCGGCAGGAATTGTCCCAGGGACTCTATTTGCTGTCAAAAATAAACTGAACCCCACAAGGGAACAAATGATCAACTATTTGTTTACTTCGGGTGCGTTTGGTTTTGTTGTGGCGAATAATGCGTCCATATCGGGTGCTGCAGGTGGCTGCCAGGCAGAAACAGGGTCCGCGGCATCCATGGCAGCAGCCGCTATAGTGGAGATGGCTGGAGGAACACCACAGCAGAGTGCCGAGGCGTTTTCTATCGTCATGAAAAATATGCTGGGGCTCGTATGTGATCCTGTTGCAGGTCTTGTCGAAGTACCTTGTGTCAAGCGTAACGCAATGGGGGCAGCAAAGGCGCTTGTCGGAGCCGATATGGCACTCGCGGGTGTTGTCAGCCGGATTCCGACAGATGAAGTGATTGAAGCGATGCACCGAATTGGGCAAACGATGCCTTCCGCACTTCGGGAAACTGCAAAAGGCGGTCTTGCCGCTACTCCGACAGGAAAGGCTTTGGAAGCGGAAATCTTCGGGAAGGATAAGTCGATTCGTGACACTGTTAAGTCTTGA
- the recG gene encoding ATP-dependent DNA helicase RecG, translated as MLSLEPVTTLKGVGKATGEQLLKLGIHTIEDLILTFPYRHEDFRIKDLAATPHNEKVTVEGRVESEPSVLFVGKNRSRLQIRLLVGNHLIKAVFFNQHYLKERLEIGMIVTITGKWDRGRQVINVSNFSEGPKTTQNDFEPVYSLKGVMHQKTFRKYMRIALDTAAHELEDPIPSDIRTAYKLPSLTDALELIHFPTSLSDVKHARRRFVYEELLKFQLKMVAMKKVRKDREPGTVIPYDIQKLKSFIGTLPFELTNAQKKVVNEICAELKSSTRMNRLLQGDVGSGKTVVAAIALYAAVTGGFQGALMAPTEILAEQHAESLSAWFQPLGVNIAFLSGSTKGKMRKIILEQLASGEIDILIGTHALIQPDVTFQKLGVVITDEQHRFGVDQRRVLRDKGMSPDVLFMTATPIPRTLAITAFGEMDVSILDEMPAGRKKVQTFWLKEESILPVLRKMEKELHAGRQAYVICPLIEESDKLDVQNAVDVHAQLTAHFAGRYKIGLMHGRLHADEKDAIMRDFSEGKIDCLVSTTVVEVGVNVPNATFMLIYDATRFGLAQLHQLRGRVGRGADQSFCVLLADPKNEEGKERMQSMTETNDGFVLAEKDLELRGAGEFFGKKQSGLPEFKMADLVHDYRALDTARTDAERLLDMPAFWEDPEYVFLREYLQESGALSGERID; from the coding sequence CTGTTAAGTCTTGAGCCTGTCACAACGTTAAAAGGTGTTGGCAAAGCGACAGGGGAACAGCTTCTTAAATTAGGCATCCATACGATAGAAGATCTGATTCTGACATTTCCTTATCGGCATGAGGATTTTAGAATAAAAGATCTCGCAGCTACACCTCATAACGAAAAAGTCACAGTGGAAGGAAGGGTCGAAAGCGAGCCTTCCGTTCTTTTCGTTGGAAAAAACCGTTCCAGGTTGCAAATCCGCCTGCTTGTGGGGAATCATTTGATCAAAGCGGTTTTTTTCAATCAGCATTATTTGAAGGAACGCTTGGAAATCGGCATGATCGTGACCATTACTGGGAAGTGGGATCGGGGGCGGCAAGTTATTAATGTGAGCAACTTTTCGGAAGGGCCCAAAACGACTCAAAATGACTTTGAACCCGTTTACAGCTTAAAGGGCGTAATGCATCAAAAAACATTCAGGAAATATATGAGGATTGCTCTGGATACGGCTGCCCATGAACTGGAGGATCCTATTCCTTCCGACATCCGGACGGCTTACAAACTGCCCTCACTCACAGATGCTTTAGAATTAATCCATTTTCCAACTAGTCTTAGTGATGTCAAACACGCAAGACGACGTTTTGTTTACGAAGAATTGCTCAAGTTCCAACTGAAAATGGTCGCCATGAAGAAAGTGCGTAAAGATCGTGAACCCGGAACGGTCATCCCTTATGACATCCAGAAACTAAAATCGTTTATCGGGACTTTGCCATTTGAACTAACAAATGCGCAAAAAAAAGTAGTCAATGAGATTTGCGCGGAGTTGAAGAGTTCCACTCGAATGAATCGGCTCTTGCAAGGAGATGTCGGGTCTGGCAAAACGGTCGTCGCTGCGATCGCCCTTTATGCTGCAGTTACGGGCGGTTTTCAAGGTGCATTGATGGCACCAACGGAAATATTGGCCGAACAGCATGCAGAGTCGCTTTCCGCCTGGTTTCAACCCTTAGGTGTAAATATTGCCTTCTTGTCCGGGTCGACAAAAGGGAAGATGAGAAAGATCATATTAGAACAGCTTGCATCAGGTGAAATTGACATCTTGATCGGTACGCATGCCTTGATACAGCCAGATGTCACCTTTCAAAAACTCGGCGTAGTCATTACGGACGAACAACACCGCTTCGGTGTCGATCAGCGAAGGGTGCTGCGGGATAAAGGGATGAGTCCCGACGTCTTGTTCATGACTGCGACTCCGATACCGAGAACACTTGCGATTACAGCCTTTGGCGAGATGGATGTTTCTATTCTGGATGAAATGCCAGCTGGACGGAAGAAAGTACAAACTTTCTGGTTGAAGGAAGAATCAATTCTGCCTGTCTTGCGAAAGATGGAAAAGGAATTGCATGCTGGCCGTCAAGCTTATGTCATTTGTCCTCTGATTGAGGAATCAGATAAATTGGATGTCCAAAATGCGGTTGATGTTCACGCCCAGCTTACTGCTCATTTTGCGGGAAGATACAAAATCGGGTTGATGCATGGAAGGCTTCATGCGGATGAAAAGGATGCGATCATGCGTGATTTCAGTGAGGGGAAGATTGATTGTTTAGTCTCTACTACTGTTGTAGAGGTAGGAGTCAATGTTCCGAATGCCACATTCATGTTGATCTATGACGCGACTCGGTTTGGTCTGGCCCAGCTGCACCAATTACGGGGAAGGGTTGGCCGTGGTGCGGACCAATCATTTTGTGTCCTGCTTGCGGACCCGAAAAATGAGGAAGGCAAGGAACGGATGCAGTCCATGACAGAGACAAATGATGGATTTGTATTAGCTGAAAAGGATTTGGAATTACGAGGCGCCGGAGAATTCTTTGGCAAAAAGCAAAGTGGATTGCCGGAATTCAAAATGGCTGATCTGGTTCATGATTATCGGGCGCTTGATACAGCGAGGACTGATGCCGAGCGGTTGCTGGACATGCCTGCTTTTTGGGAGGACCCCGAATATGTGTTTCTTCGTGAGTATTTGCAGGAGTCAGGCGCTTTGAGTGGTGAGCGCATCGACTGA
- the fabD gene encoding ACP S-malonyltransferase, with translation MMKLAFIFPGQGSQSVGMGTELASADEKSASLLHRADEALPFSLSELIAEGPQEKLTLTYHAQPALLAVGAMISSKLNDAGIVPDYTAGHSLGEYTALVASGVLEYEDGVSIVHQRGLFMNEAVPAGEGAMAAILGLEADAVKEVTDAITDQGHIVQPANLNCPGQIVISGTKEGVDLACIQLKEAGAKRAIPLDVSGPFHSALMQPAAEKLQEALGKLKWHNANVPVIANVSAEPVTELAEIKKLLVEQLYSPVRWEESVRRLIDLGVTHFIECGPGKVLSGLVKKIDRSVTVMPVYDNDTLQAVIDASKGWS, from the coding sequence ATCATGAAACTAGCATTTATTTTTCCTGGACAAGGATCCCAATCGGTCGGGATGGGCACGGAGTTGGCTTCCGCTGATGAAAAAAGCGCAAGCCTCCTTCATCGTGCGGATGAAGCCCTGCCTTTCAGCCTGAGTGAATTAATCGCGGAAGGTCCACAAGAAAAGCTTACCTTGACATATCATGCCCAACCTGCGTTGTTGGCGGTCGGTGCGATGATTTCTTCCAAGTTGAACGATGCAGGCATTGTGCCAGACTATACCGCCGGCCATAGCCTTGGTGAATACACAGCTTTAGTTGCCTCAGGAGTCCTTGAATATGAGGACGGTGTGTCGATCGTTCACCAGCGCGGGCTGTTTATGAATGAAGCAGTACCTGCGGGAGAAGGGGCCATGGCAGCTATACTTGGCCTAGAAGCGGACGCTGTCAAAGAGGTGACGGACGCCATTACAGATCAAGGCCATATCGTCCAACCTGCCAATTTGAACTGCCCTGGCCAAATCGTTATTTCGGGAACGAAAGAAGGGGTGGACCTGGCATGCATCCAATTGAAAGAAGCGGGAGCTAAACGAGCAATTCCCCTCGATGTCAGCGGTCCATTCCATTCGGCTTTGATGCAGCCGGCAGCTGAAAAGCTTCAAGAAGCGTTGGGTAAATTGAAGTGGCATAATGCGAATGTACCCGTCATTGCAAATGTATCAGCAGAACCAGTCACAGAATTAGCGGAAATTAAGAAGTTGTTGGTTGAACAGCTCTATTCCCCTGTTCGTTGGGAAGAATCAGTACGTCGTTTAATTGACCTTGGCGTTACCCATTTCATTGAATGCGGTCCTGGAAAAGTGTTAAGCGGTCTAGTTAAGAAGATTGATAGAAGTGTCACTGTTATGCCGGTTTATGATAACGATACATTGCAAGCTGTCATTGACGCTTCGAAAGGATGGTCGTAA
- the plsX gene encoding phosphate acyltransferase PlsX codes for MIIALDGMGGDHAPKEIIAGALQSLRAFDDIHIHIYGDEKAMAPFLETHDRLRVIPCSEKIEAEDEPVRAIRRKKDASMVRMAQAVKDGEADACVSAGNTGALMAAGLFIVGRINGIDRPALSPTLPTLDGKGFVLLDVGANSDAKPAHLGQYAVMGSIYAEKVRGISNPRVGLLNIGTEEGKGNELTKAAFDILAGAPIHFVGNVEARDLLEGVADVIVTDGFTGNMVLKTIEGTASGFFSMLKGVYGASLKSKFSAVLIKDGLRELKHKMDYTEYGGAGLFGLAAPVIKAHGSSNANAILNAIRQARTMVQHDVCKTIQDTVGEAEKES; via the coding sequence ATGATCATAGCTTTGGATGGGATGGGCGGAGACCACGCACCTAAGGAAATTATAGCCGGAGCGCTTCAAAGCCTTCGTGCATTTGACGATATACATATACATATTTATGGGGATGAGAAGGCCATGGCCCCGTTTTTGGAAACGCATGATCGGCTGCGGGTTATTCCTTGCAGTGAAAAAATCGAGGCGGAAGATGAGCCCGTTCGAGCAATCCGAAGGAAAAAGGACGCATCCATGGTAAGAATGGCCCAAGCTGTCAAAGATGGGGAAGCGGATGCCTGTGTCTCAGCGGGTAATACCGGTGCGCTTATGGCAGCGGGGCTGTTCATCGTAGGCCGCATCAATGGGATCGATCGTCCTGCCTTGTCTCCGACACTGCCAACACTTGACGGGAAAGGGTTTGTCTTGTTGGATGTTGGTGCAAATTCGGATGCCAAACCAGCCCATCTTGGTCAATATGCCGTCATGGGAAGCATATATGCGGAAAAGGTAAGAGGGATCTCGAATCCGAGGGTCGGACTGTTGAACATTGGGACTGAAGAAGGCAAAGGGAATGAATTGACAAAGGCTGCTTTTGATATTCTAGCCGGAGCACCGATTCATTTTGTCGGGAATGTCGAAGCACGTGACCTGTTGGAAGGCGTGGCGGACGTTATTGTGACGGATGGTTTTACTGGAAACATGGTGTTGAAAACGATTGAGGGAACCGCCTCTGGATTTTTTTCCATGCTGAAGGGTGTGTACGGTGCTTCTTTAAAATCCAAATTTTCAGCAGTTCTCATAAAAGACGGTTTACGGGAATTAAAACACAAAATGGATTATACAGAATACGGGGGAGCCGGGCTTTTCGGGTTGGCAGCTCCAGTCATCAAAGCACATGGCTCGTCCAATGCCAATGCTATTCTAAATGCAATTAGGCAAGCAAGGACAATGGTACAGCATGATGTTTGCAAAACAATACAGGATACTGTTGGAGAGGCGGAGAAAGAATCATGA
- the rpmB gene encoding 50S ribosomal protein L28 gives MAKQCVVTGRKARSGNSRSHAMNANRRTWGANLQKVRILVNGKPKRVWVSARALKSGKVQRV, from the coding sequence ATGGCTAAACAATGCGTAGTTACTGGTCGTAAAGCACGTTCAGGAAATTCCCGTTCACACGCGATGAATGCAAACAGACGTACATGGGGTGCAAACCTTCAAAAAGTCCGTATTCTTGTAAATGGTAAACCAAAACGTGTTTGGGTTTCTGCTAGAGCCCTAAAATCAGGTAAAGTTCAACGCGTTTGA
- a CDS encoding DAK2 domain-containing protein, with the protein MISVDGLKFAEMVKMGAHHLHENADYVDSLNVFPVPDGDTGTNMNLSMTSGAKETEANKSEHLGKTAQALSKGLLMGARGNSGVILSQLFRGFGKAVELEATLTSQSFAGALQYGVETAYKAVMKPVEGTILTVAKDAAKQAVATAEKTQDIIEVMEAVVAEAKASLKRTPDLLPVLKEVGVVDSGGQGLVFVYEGFLACLRGEPLPERSVIDSMDELVNAEHHRNVQDFMNTEDIEFGYCTEFMVKFDQEKSAETPFEENAFRQDLSQFGDSLLVISDEELAKVHIHTEQPGEALNYGQKYGSLINIKIENMRQQHANIVGGSSSSAPTAGKAAVKHPYAVVTVAMGEGIADLLRSIGASVVIEGGQTMNPSTEDIVKAVQDVQAERVILLPNNKNIVMAANQAAEIVGIEAGVVPTKSVPEGLAAILAFNPEASVDDNVKSMIQAASGVKTGQVTHSIRDTSIDGVEIHKDDFMGIAGGKIVISTPALEEAMNELIDSLIDEDDEIVTLIYGEGVTENEASDMADYIETNHGHVEVELHNGKQPLYPYIISVE; encoded by the coding sequence ATGATCTCAGTAGATGGTTTGAAATTTGCGGAAATGGTGAAGATGGGTGCTCATCACCTTCATGAAAATGCCGATTATGTCGATTCGTTAAACGTGTTTCCGGTACCGGATGGGGATACGGGAACCAATATGAATCTTTCCATGACGTCAGGTGCCAAAGAGACGGAAGCGAACAAGTCGGAGCATTTGGGGAAAACTGCACAAGCTCTATCCAAAGGGTTGTTAATGGGGGCGCGGGGCAACTCAGGCGTCATCCTTTCACAACTGTTCCGCGGATTTGGAAAAGCTGTGGAGCTTGAAGCCACTTTGACAAGCCAATCATTCGCGGGTGCCCTTCAATACGGTGTGGAAACGGCTTACAAAGCAGTTATGAAGCCGGTGGAAGGGACAATTCTCACGGTCGCAAAAGATGCTGCAAAACAAGCTGTGGCCACAGCAGAGAAAACCCAAGATATTATCGAAGTGATGGAAGCGGTCGTAGCGGAGGCGAAAGCTTCCTTGAAACGCACTCCTGATCTGTTGCCTGTCCTGAAAGAAGTCGGTGTCGTTGATAGCGGTGGACAAGGCCTTGTATTTGTGTATGAAGGGTTTCTCGCTTGCTTGCGGGGAGAGCCTTTGCCGGAGCGTTCCGTCATTGATTCGATGGATGAACTTGTGAATGCCGAGCACCATCGAAATGTACAGGACTTCATGAACACAGAGGATATCGAGTTCGGTTATTGTACGGAATTCATGGTTAAATTTGATCAGGAAAAATCGGCTGAAACCCCTTTCGAGGAGAATGCATTCCGACAGGATCTCAGCCAGTTTGGAGACTCCCTTCTCGTCATTTCGGACGAGGAGCTCGCAAAGGTGCATATTCATACGGAACAGCCTGGAGAAGCGTTGAATTATGGCCAAAAGTATGGTTCATTGATCAATATCAAAATTGAAAATATGCGCCAGCAGCATGCCAATATTGTAGGCGGATCTAGTTCCTCTGCTCCGACTGCGGGCAAAGCCGCTGTGAAACATCCGTATGCGGTGGTGACTGTTGCGATGGGAGAAGGCATCGCCGACTTGCTGCGCAGCATTGGGGCGTCAGTCGTTATTGAAGGTGGACAGACAATGAATCCATCGACAGAGGACATTGTCAAAGCTGTTCAAGACGTCCAGGCGGAACGAGTCATCCTCTTGCCGAACAATAAAAACATCGTTATGGCCGCCAATCAAGCAGCTGAGATTGTGGGCATCGAAGCGGGAGTTGTTCCGACAAAATCAGTTCCGGAAGGGCTTGCAGCGATTCTAGCTTTCAATCCAGAAGCTTCGGTTGACGATAATGTGAAGTCAATGATCCAAGCTGCTTCAGGGGTGAAGACCGGACAGGTGACCCATTCTATCCGAGACACATCCATTGATGGCGTGGAAATCCATAAGGACGACTTTATGGGGATAGCAGGAGGGAAGATCGTCATTTCCACTCCGGCTTTAGAAGAAGCGATGAATGAATTGATCGATTCCTTAATAGATGAGGATGATGAAATTGTAACACTCATCTATGGAGAGGGCGTTACAGAAAACGAGGCTTCTGACATGGCAGACTATATTGAAACGAACCATGGCCACGTGGAAGTGGAACTCCATAATGGAAAGCAGCCTCTTTATCCCTATATTATTTCTGTTGAATAA
- the sdaAB gene encoding L-serine ammonia-lyase, iron-sulfur-dependent subunit beta, with translation MKFRSVFEIIGPVMIGPSSSHTAGAARIGRVARDLFGRQPEWARIHLYGSFAETYKGHGTDVAIIGGLLDYDTHDERIKTAFEDAAKAGMTFEFIPEEEEAEHPNTARIVIGDDKGEMELVGISIGGGTMEVTELNGFPLRLSGHYPALLVVHDDRAGVIASVSNVIAEQGMNIAHMEVGRKEKGKMALMVIEVDQIFDETLINQLQSLPNVTQVSTLAN, from the coding sequence ATGAAGTTTAGATCGGTTTTTGAGATTATCGGTCCAGTCATGATTGGGCCTTCTTCATCACATACAGCAGGTGCTGCCAGAATCGGCAGAGTGGCAAGAGATCTATTTGGCAGACAGCCAGAATGGGCAAGAATCCATCTATATGGTTCGTTTGCTGAAACATATAAAGGTCACGGGACGGATGTGGCGATTATCGGCGGTCTGTTAGATTACGATACACATGACGAGCGGATCAAAACGGCCTTTGAGGATGCTGCGAAAGCTGGCATGACTTTTGAATTCATTCCGGAAGAGGAAGAGGCGGAACATCCTAACACGGCGCGTATCGTCATTGGCGATGACAAGGGAGAAATGGAGCTGGTCGGCATATCGATCGGTGGAGGAACAATGGAAGTGACAGAATTGAACGGATTTCCATTACGTCTTTCGGGACACTATCCTGCCCTTCTAGTCGTCCATGATGATCGGGCGGGAGTGATCGCCAGCGTTTCCAATGTGATTGCGGAACAAGGCATGAATATCGCACATATGGAAGTGGGCCGGAAAGAAAAAGGGAAGATGGCTTTGATGGTAATCGAGGTCGATCAAATATTTGATGAAACATTAATCAATCAATTGCAATCCTTGCCGAATGTGACACAAGTGTCAACTTTGGCTAACTAA
- the fapR gene encoding transcription factor FapR produces the protein MRIPKKERQHRLGALLDENPFMTDEELSKHFRVSVQTIRLDRLECGIPELRERLKSVATRSLEAELKSMQSDEVFGEIVDIELDRRAISIFDVTSDHVFQRNGIARGHHLFAQANSLAVAVLNDDLALTVDSSLHFHRPVRAGDRVIARAIVNYELSTGRRTVVEITSSVENEVVFSGEFHMYRSGTDTRRETK, from the coding sequence TTGAGGATTCCTAAAAAGGAAAGGCAACATCGCCTCGGCGCGTTGCTGGATGAAAATCCGTTTATGACTGATGAGGAGTTATCTAAACATTTTCGTGTCAGTGTGCAGACAATTCGCTTGGATCGCTTGGAATGTGGAATACCTGAATTACGCGAGCGATTGAAAAGTGTAGCCACCCGTTCATTGGAGGCAGAGTTAAAGTCGATGCAATCTGACGAGGTATTCGGAGAAATTGTCGATATCGAACTAGATCGGCGTGCGATCTCCATATTTGACGTGACCTCAGATCATGTATTTCAACGAAACGGCATTGCACGTGGACATCATCTATTTGCACAGGCGAATTCACTGGCGGTTGCGGTGCTGAATGATGATCTGGCCCTGACGGTTGACTCGTCCTTACATTTTCATCGCCCTGTCCGTGCTGGTGATCGTGTAATTGCGCGGGCAATCGTAAATTATGAACTATCTACCGGAAGACGGACGGTTGTTGAAATCACGTCCTCCGTTGAAAATGAAGTAGTGTTTTCGGGTGAGTTTCATATGTATCGGTCTGGTACGGATACGAGGAGGGAAACAAAATGA